Proteins encoded in a region of the Haloarcula litorea genome:
- a CDS encoding guanosine monophosphate reductase, whose translation MDNLRTGLSYGDVLLVPQRSPVDSRSDVALATQFTPGVALDTPMVSAAMDTVTEAELAIALGEAGGIGTIHRFLTVEEQAAEVSRVAEAGVPVAAAVGIDEDHLGRTAALVAAGADAVVVDVAHGHMERTLDAVADIRDAHPDLDLVAGNVATPAGVEDLATAGADCVKVGIGPGSHCTTRKVAGAGVPQLTAVDDCAEAAADLDVTICADGGIQTSGDAVKALMAGADTVMLGSLFAGTAEAPGEVVEVDGVRYKRSRGMATTAAAEERSDKGENVTADEGVEGLTPYKGPVADVVAEFCAGIRSGLSYCGGHDIEAARSKAEFVRVAASAKAREGAHSDDEWETVSVDSTEQAHGEADD comes from the coding sequence ATGGACAATCTCCGTACGGGACTGAGCTACGGTGACGTCCTGCTGGTGCCACAGCGCTCGCCGGTCGACAGCCGGAGCGACGTGGCCCTCGCGACGCAGTTCACGCCCGGCGTCGCGCTCGACACTCCGATGGTATCGGCGGCGATGGACACCGTCACCGAGGCCGAGCTGGCGATCGCCCTCGGGGAGGCCGGCGGCATCGGGACGATCCACCGGTTCCTCACCGTCGAGGAACAGGCCGCGGAGGTCTCGCGCGTCGCCGAGGCCGGCGTCCCCGTGGCCGCGGCGGTCGGCATCGACGAGGACCACCTCGGCCGGACGGCGGCGCTGGTGGCGGCCGGTGCCGACGCCGTCGTCGTCGACGTCGCCCACGGTCATATGGAGCGGACGCTCGACGCCGTCGCGGACATCCGGGACGCCCACCCCGACCTCGACCTCGTCGCCGGCAACGTCGCGACGCCGGCGGGCGTCGAGGACCTGGCCACCGCCGGGGCCGACTGCGTGAAGGTCGGCATCGGGCCGGGCTCGCACTGCACGACGCGGAAGGTCGCGGGCGCCGGCGTCCCGCAGCTGACGGCCGTCGACGACTGCGCCGAGGCGGCGGCCGACCTCGACGTGACGATCTGTGCCGACGGGGGCATCCAGACCTCCGGCGACGCCGTCAAGGCGCTGATGGCGGGCGCGGACACGGTGATGCTGGGGAGCCTCTTCGCCGGCACCGCCGAGGCCCCGGGCGAGGTCGTCGAGGTCGACGGCGTCAGGTACAAGCGCTCCCGCGGGATGGCGACGACGGCGGCCGCCGAGGAGCGCTCGGACAAGGGCGAGAACGTCACGGCCGACGAGGGCGTCGAGGGGCTCACGCCGTACAAGGGACCGGTCGCCGACGTCGTCGCGGAGTTCTGTGCCGGGATCCGCTCGGGGCTGTCCTACTGTGGCGGTCACGACATCGAGGCCGCTCGCAGCAAGGCCGAGTTCGTCAGGGTCGCGGCGAGCGCGAAGGCCCGCGAGGGTGCCCACTCCGACGACGAGTGGGAGACGGTCAGCGTAGACAGCACGGAACAAGCCCACGGCGAGGCCGACGATTAG
- a CDS encoding methionine adenosyltransferase — protein sequence MDDRLSVEPVEADPVETRAMEFVERKGVGHPDSLCDGVAEAVSRRLSAYYRDEFGEVLHHNTDKVHLGAGQSEPAFGGGTVTRPIYVLVGGRATTAVDGERVPVDAIASEAARDYLLGTVPSLSSEHVDVETRIGETSADLGALFRRGAAPLANDTSFGVGHAPGTPTERYVRTLAPRLHSELDAVGKDVKLMALRRGEHVSLTVAAAVVDEHVEDLAAYRAVVGEIEALAKRHAAGRIEGSVSVRVNAADDPETGSVYLTTTGLSAESGDDGAVGRGNRANGLITPGRPMSLEATAGKNPITHVGKLYNLLALRIARRLAETLGASHGGVQLLSRIGEPVAEPWAVDVQTTVADADAVADAVAAEFDAIGTLRADLLAGRVDVF from the coding sequence ATGGACGACCGACTCTCGGTGGAACCGGTCGAGGCGGATCCGGTCGAGACGCGAGCGATGGAGTTCGTCGAGCGCAAGGGAGTCGGTCACCCGGATTCGCTGTGTGACGGGGTCGCGGAGGCGGTCTCGCGCCGCCTCTCGGCGTACTATCGCGACGAGTTCGGCGAGGTGCTCCACCACAACACCGACAAGGTCCACCTCGGGGCCGGCCAGTCGGAACCCGCCTTCGGCGGCGGCACGGTCACGCGGCCGATCTACGTTCTCGTCGGCGGTCGGGCCACGACCGCCGTCGACGGCGAGCGCGTCCCGGTCGACGCGATCGCGAGCGAGGCCGCGCGGGACTACCTCCTCGGGACCGTCCCGTCGCTCTCGTCCGAGCACGTCGACGTCGAGACGCGGATCGGGGAGACGTCGGCCGACCTCGGGGCGCTGTTCCGGCGTGGCGCGGCCCCGCTCGCGAACGACACCAGCTTCGGCGTCGGGCACGCGCCCGGGACGCCGACCGAACGGTACGTGCGGACACTCGCGCCGCGGTTGCACTCGGAGCTCGACGCGGTCGGCAAGGACGTGAAGCTGATGGCGCTCCGTCGAGGCGAGCACGTCTCGCTGACTGTCGCTGCCGCCGTCGTCGACGAGCACGTCGAGGACCTGGCGGCGTATCGGGCGGTCGTCGGTGAGATCGAGGCACTGGCAAAGCGGCACGCGGCGGGGCGGATTGAGGGGTCCGTGTCGGTTCGCGTCAACGCGGCGGACGACCCCGAGACCGGCTCGGTGTATCTCACGACCACGGGCCTGTCGGCGGAGTCGGGCGACGACGGCGCGGTTGGTCGGGGGAACCGCGCGAACGGGCTCATCACGCCGGGCCGACCGATGAGCCTGGAGGCCACGGCCGGCAAGAACCCGATCACGCACGTCGGCAAACTGTACAACCTCCTCGCGCTCCGGATCGCCCGCCGACTGGCCGAGACGCTGGGCGCGAGCCACGGCGGCGTCCAGCTCCTCTCCCGGATCGGCGAGCCGGTCGCCGAGCCGTGGGCCGTCGACGTGCAGACGACCGTCGCAGACGCCGACGCAGTCGCGGACGCGGTCGCCGCCGAGTTCGACGCGATCGGGACGCTCCGAGCGGACCTCCTCGCGGGCCGGGTCGACGTGTTCTGA